The following are encoded together in the Drosophila takahashii strain IR98-3 E-12201 chromosome X, DtakHiC1v2, whole genome shotgun sequence genome:
- the LOC108057721 gene encoding mitochondrial import inner membrane translocase subunit TIM16 translates to MARYLAQIIILGAQVVGRALVKTLRQEMQAFEDAARMHETMSANLPSSSKAKVKGMTLVEAQQILNVKDLSDHQTIDSHYRHLFQANEKSSGGTFYLQSKVFRAKERIDDELARLEQLAKTKIDPPSPPASPSIDQSKEPGHQSR, encoded by the coding sequence ATGGCACGGTACCTAGCGCAGATCATAATTTTGGGTGCCCAGGTGGTGGGGCGGGCGTTGGTGAAGACGCTGCGACAGGAGATGCAAGCCTTCGAGGATGCGGCGCGAATGCATGAGACCATGAGCGCCAActtgcccagcagcagcaaagcgAAGGTCAAGGGCATGACCCTGGTGGAGGCCCAGCAGATCCTCAATGTGAAGGACCTGAGTGACCATCAGACCATCGACTCGCATTACCGGCATTTGTTCCAGGCGAACGAGAAGTCCTCCGGCGGCACCTTCTACCTCCAGTCGAAGGTCTTTCGGGCCAAGGAGCGAATCGACGACGAACTGGCCAGGCTGGAGCAGCTGGCCAAAACGAAGATCGATCCCCCTTCCCCGCCAGCATCGCCATCTATAGACCAATCCAAAGAGCCGGGTCATCAGAGCCGGTGA